One Aquarana catesbeiana isolate 2022-GZ linkage group LG06, ASM4218655v1, whole genome shotgun sequence genomic region harbors:
- the LOC141148324 gene encoding interferon-induced very large GTPase 1-like yields MTSGRKYTEMMKRLRWKLTEVFEEDAEGLCDELGSQGLITLDEMIKLQHEEDPGGRVEKMMNIVLQKEEDCQKFLCHLENMLPRFPALNDLSQHFPENKLKIFHELLVSLNMEHLVNSKLTLSHILGIGADTLSDVNPQTIQDVPWHFLKKLMALNRAALNTQYGNDAQIYNFDENNVVVDSSNIEEESSSAESIHPLDVLCALLHCSDSFLQQEIVTKLSMCQFSIPLLLPTDDGSHCTLMLWALRDIVKKWRPQSLSDSKGFKEENVVNISMPVFSFIRLGNTKLSKSKILNQVLNPAQRHNNFFIHDEMEGGNIARKISNGLVEMSWYFPCGKSDVFTEPIAVTNLRGDLETNWDQFTFLTRVSSAVFIFIENISEQQFKLLSSFSNTDTQFYLIVTPEKDKTINTETSKHIDNLKPILKMSATNIIKKTSTANDAVLVKKIQNVIVNFLKTCQKERQNLCGTKYNIEGLHISVDEDSVECQKAKEKASRITSVIKDVEGCKREMLKLQGDLWKELSKVEKELCRMTKQGRKDAQEYKSELKQKRNSLHEKQYQHDIPVSIVYFTEAITDLTKAEKHYFLKWMKFELDSVARNNISLLQSEYKEKCNNKSDTSELKQLDQKISDSSLGIEHFLRELGQFYEAEYSTIDKKQNNKTTRQFTKLPEIAAVLLLDGFPLELIDGDASNIPLQWITDVLTELDNKTGRQCKMRVITVLGVQSTGKSTLLNTMFGLQFPVASGRCTRGAFMTLLKVKENFQEELGCHFILVIDTEGLKAPELASLEDSYAHDNELATLVVGLSDITIINMAMENTSEMKDILQIVVHAFLRMKQIGKKPSCQFVHQNVSDVSAHEKNMRDRKKFLEQLDEMTRVAANMEKKRGISCFRDVMDYDPEKHNWYIPGLWQGVPPMAPVNFGYSENVYELKKYLLEFLKSQNSNRTQCKIPDFITWIKSLWSAVKHEKFIFSFRNSLVAEAYTKLSMQYSQWEWEFTKKIHSWMITKETYIRNQSAASLNADMCNQFKGDVQILLLKEEDVMLKLLEKYFDSKCENVHLIERYKEDFFMGVKFLKKELERNTLSKLNEAVSIQKGKFKILDIQKTSQKLIEEEITNLLKSCRERNCELGDVEAEKEFEEMWKKTLSDIQIEELQKRNIGQTILQHLKKEMGLKGGGINENLNKVMSLDNYGVSPFVPDKSHVDCSFFSPIFKSQAHPDKIEGLAVTLIDMCDTYIKEKTGNTGDYDDTYLQELLHMINSKLKDQTTKKPNFSSKFELDIKLFIFGKASRAFQDLHNRFIEENDPKICLQKLKPQYLATFESIFHEKDECQSRAKKFGELCLKPALTDYILRHLGKEIIDDILQSPDSHIFSSRSALQFVVLEDLLKKKEADHYLLYINNYRIFLKRWIHQYITKKYQNPSALKTLEEKLLSPIIQKIEEVLKSEECVKAETIVTFLESFCKSLEKEIVISKNEMTVITFQNTANVIQFSEDVIFYLLNNIKDQILSDTELLDIGRLLSRVTLNPQEELLKKGIGCSKQCPFCKVPCENTGGDHQEHSASLHRPRGLGGYKSDIDGTLVTDICSTAVVSNTRFKNDDTEGEFHPHKDYRKYYPDWGIQPDPSLESSDYWKYIFVQFNKNFAEEHIANPAKLPKDWMEITEDQALASLRETFNTK; encoded by the exons ATGACTTCTGGCAGAAAGTACACAGAGATGATGAAACGTCTTAGATGGAAATTAACGGAAGTGTTTGAGGAGGACGCGGAGGGTCTGTGTGATGAGTTGGGATCTCAAGGCCTCATAACCCTGGATGAGATGATTAAACTCCAACATGAGGAAGATCCAGGAGGGAGAGTTGAAAAAATGATGAACATCGTACTACAGAAAGAAGAAGACTGTCAGAAATTCTTATGTCATCTTGAGAACATGCTCCCCAGATTTCCAGCACTGAATGATCTGTCCCAGCACTTTCCAGAAA ATAAATTGAAGATTTTCCATGAGCTTCTTGTCAGTTTAAATATGGAGCACTTAGTTAACTCCAAACTGACATTGAGTCACATCCTAGGAATTGGAGCAGACACTCTGAGTGATGTCAATCCCCAGACCATTCAAGATGTACCATGGCATTTTTTGAAAAAGTTGATGGCCTTGAACAGAGCTGCACTTAATACTCAGTATGGAAATGATGCACAAATATACAATTTTGATGAAAACAACGTAGTGGTGGACTCATCAAATATTGAAGAGGAAAGTAGTTCAGCTGAATCTATTCACCCCTTGGATGTCCTGTGTGCTCTTCTCCATTGTTCAGACAGTTTTCTACAACAAGAGATTGTAACCAAATTGTCCATGTGCCAGTTTTCAATCCCTCTGCTGCTCCCAACTGATGACGGGTCACACTGCACCCTAATGCTTTGGGCGTTGAGGGACATTGTGAAAAAGTGGAGGCCTCAATCACTATCTGACAGCAAAGGCTTCAAAGAAGAAAATGTGGTGAATATTTCCATGCCAGTTTTCTCCTTCATCAGATTGGGTAACACCAAactatccaaatctaaaatcctGAATCAAGTTCTTAATCCAGCCCAACGACACAACAACTTCTTCATACACGATGAGATGGAGGGAGGAAACATTGCTAGGAAAATATCTAATGGACTGGTGGAAATGTCCTGGTATTTTCCCTGTGGTAAGTCAGATGTTTTCACAGAACCCATCGCAGTAACCAACCTACGAGGAGACCTGGAGACCAACTGGGACCAATTTACGTTTCTGACTAGAGTCTCATCAGCTGTCTTTATATTCATTGAGAATATTTCTGAACAACAGTTCAAACTATTATCATCCTTCAGTAACACTGACACCCAGTTTTATCTTATTGTTACTCCAGAAAAGGATAAAACAATAAACACGGAGACCTCAAAGCACATAGACAATCTAAAGCCAATTTTAAAGATGAGTGCaacaaatattattaaaaaaaccaGCACAGCAAATGATGCAGTATTGGTGAAGAAAATTCAAAATGTCATTGTCAATTTTTTAAAAACCTGTCAGAAAGAAAGACAAAATTTGTGTGGTACTAAATATAACATTGAAGGACTTCATATCTCTGTTGACGAGGATTCTGTCGAATGTCAGAAAGCAAAAGAGAAAGCAAGTAGAATTACTTCAGTAATAAAAGATGTGGAAGGGTGTAAAAGGGAAATGCTAAAATTACAGGGAGATCTGTGGAAGGAATTGTCTAAAGTAGAGAAAGAACTTTGCAGAATGACGAAACAAGGGAGAAAAGATGCACAAGAATATAAATCTGAGCTGAAACAAAAGCGCAATTCACTTCACGAAAAACAATACCAGCATGATATTCCTGTAAGCATAGTGTATTTTACTGAAGCAATTACTGACCTTACCAAGGCTGAAAAACATTATTTCTTGAAATGGATGAAATTTGAACTGGATTCAGTTGCAAGAAATAACATTTCCTTGTTGCAGTCTGAATACAAGGAAAAATGTAACAATAAATCAGATACCTCAGAACTTAAGCAGCTGGATCAGAAGATCTCAGACAGTTCTTTGGGAATAGAACATTTTCTACGTGAGCTGGGACAGTTTTATGAGGCTGAGTACTCCACGATTGATAAAAAACAGAATAATAAAACCACAAGACAATTCACTAAACTCCCAGAAATTGCGGCTGTTCTCCTACTAGATGGGTTCCCGTTAGAGCTGATTGATGGGGACGCTTCTAATATTCCTTTACAGTGGATAACTGATGTTCTGACTGAACTAGACAATAAGACAGGACGACAATGCAAAATGAGAGTAATAACGGTGCTGGGAGTGCAGAGTACAGGAAAGTCAACCCTTCTGAACACCATGTTTGGTCTACAGTTTCCGGTGGCCAGTGGAAGATGCACACGAGGAGCCTTCATGACTCTTCTAAAAGTGAAAGAGAACTTCCAGGAGGAGCTGGGCTGTCACTTCATCCTGGTGATTGACACTGAGGGGCTGAAAGCGCCAGAGTTGGCCTCTTTGGAGGATAGTTATGCACATGACAATGAACTGGCCACATTAGTGGTTGGGTTGAGTGATATCACCATCATTAATATGGCCATGGAGAACACATCAGAAATGAAGGATATTTTACAGATTGTAGTCCATGCTTTTCTTCGAATGAAACAAATTGGAAAGAAACCCAGCTGCCAGTTTGTACATCAGAATGTCAGTGATGTGTCTGCTCATGAAAAGAACATGAGAGACAGGAAGAAGTTTCTGGAACAGCTGGATGAAATGACAAGAGTAGCTGCAAACATGGAAAAGAAACGTGGAATTTCCTGTTTCAGAGATGTGATGGATTATGATCCTGAGAAGCACAACTGGTACATTCCTGGACTCTGGCAAGGGGTTCCACCAATGGCTCCGGTAAACTTTGGCTACAGTGAAAATGTTTATGAATTAAAGAAATATTTGCTGGAATTTTTAAAGTCTCAAAACTCTAACAGAACTCAATGTAAAATCCCTGACTTCATAACATGGATAAAAAGTCTGTGGAGTGCAGTAAAACATGAGAAATTCATCTTCAGTTTCAGAAACAGTCTGGTTGCTGAAGCTTATACCAAATTGTCTATGCAATACTCTCAGTGGGAATGGGAATTCACCAAAAAGATCCATAGCTGGATGATCACCAAAGAAACTTACATCAGAAATCAATCTGCCGCCAGTCTCAATGCTGATATGTGCAACCAGTTTAAAGGAGATGTTCAGATCTTACTGTTAAAAGAGGAAGATGTAATGCTGAAGCTACTAGAAAAATATTTTGACAGCAAATGTGAGAACGTTCATCTCATTGAGCGATACAAGGAAGATTTCTTCATGGGTGTGAAGTTCCTGAAAAAAGAACTGGAAAGGAATACTCTTAGTAAGCTCAATGAGGCAGTTTCAATCCAGAAAGGCAAATTCAAGATTCTTGATATTCAGAAGACATCTCAGAAACTGATAGAGGAAGAAATAACAAATCTTCTAAAAAGCTGCAGAGAAAGAAATTGTGAACTTGGTGATGTAGAAGCAGAGAAAGAATTTGAAGAGATGTGGAAGAAAACACTCTCTGATATACAAATAGAGGAGCTACAAAAACGTAACATTGGACAAACGATTCTTCAGCATCTTAAGAAAGAAATGGGTCTAAAGGGAGGCGGTATTAATGAAAACCTAAACAAAGTGATGAGCTTGGATAACTATGGGGTCAGTCCATTTGTTCCTGACAAAAGCCATGTTGACTGTTCATTCTTTTCACCAATTTTTAAAAGTCAGGCACACCCGGACAAGATAGAAGGTCTTGCAGTGACTTTGATAGATATGTGTGATACATACATCAAAGAGAAAACAGGAAACACAGGGGATTATGATGATACTTACCTTCAGGAGTTGCTACACATGATCAACTCTAAACTCAAAGACCAAACTACAAAAAAACCAAATTTTTCTTCCAAATTTGAGCTAGATATAAAGCTTTTTATCTTTGGAAAAGCATCTAGAGCATTTCAGGACTTACATAACAGGTTCATTGAAGAAAATGACCCCAAAATTTGCCTTCAAAAATTAAAACCTCAATATTTGGCTACATTTGAGAGCATATTCCATGAGAAAGATGAGTGTCAGAGTAGGGCCAAAAAATTTGGTGAGCTCTGCCTGAAACCAGCGCTAACTGATTATATACTACGACATCTCGGCAAGGAAATCATTGATGACATTCTACAAAGTCCTGACAGCCACATATTTAGCAGCAGAAGTGCTTTACAGTTTGTCGTTCTGGAGGACTTGCTAAAGAAAAAGGAAGCTGATCACTATTTGTTGTACATTAATAATTATAGGATCTTTTTGAAACGGTGGATCCATCAGTACATTACCAAGAAATATCAGAATCCATCAGCTCTAAAAACCTTAGAAGAAAAACTTTTATCTCCCATCATCCAAAAAATTGAAGAAGTCCTGAAGAGTGAGGAATGTGTGAAAGCAGAAACCATAGTAACATTTCTGGAAAGTTTCTGCAAGTCACTAGAGAAAGAAATAGTGATTTCAAAGAATGAAATGACAGTGATCACTTTCCAAAACACAGCAAATGTCATCCAGTTCTCTGAGGACGTTATTTTCTATCTTCTCAACAACATAAAGGATCAAATTTTATCAGACACAGAATTGTTAGACATTGGACGCCTCCTCTCCAGAGTCACACTGAATCCTCAGGAGGAATTGTTGAAAAAAGGGATTGGCTGCAGTAAGCAATGTCCTTTCTGTAAAGTCCCCTGTGAGAATACCGGGGGTGATCACCAGGAGCACTCTGCTTCTCTTCATAGACCTCGTGGACTGGGAGGATACAAATCAGACATAGATGGGACTTTAGTCACtgacatctgctccactgctgtggTATCTAACACAAGGTTTAAAAATGATGACACAGAGGGAGAATTTCATCCACACAAAGACTATCGTAAATACTATCCAGATTGGGGAATTCAGCCTGACCCCAGCCTTGAATCTTCTGATTACTGGAAATACATTTTTGTACAATTTAATAAAAACTTTGCAGAAGAACATATTGCGAACCCAGCTAAACTTCCAAAAGACTGGATGGAAATCACAGAAGATCAGGCTCTTGCAAGTTTACGGGAAACTTTTAATACCAAATGA